In the genome of Vicia villosa cultivar HV-30 ecotype Madison, WI linkage group LG7, Vvil1.0, whole genome shotgun sequence, one region contains:
- the LOC131619675 gene encoding uncharacterized protein LOC131619675 codes for MSTSEPNKNIFCMYDSRIATLVSPNSHELVSTQTLANFLKPCSKTLHHSEPPFHKNQNHHPLPKIDFKGWKNPQTKWGDWVETLTAEHAVTWNQTGSCDALLSSLYHFPKNPSLILALVQHWSPKTNTFVFPWGEATITLEDVMILGGFSVLGESITLPLSSDLLSIEAKLIELRRRMSKTKSKKADHNTWLKFFKEGLEEEESHEIFELEHVGFLCLWLARFVFPSISDSSIDPRVFHIAIHLSQGRRMALAPSVLAGIYHNLSLLKEKLGSFSVKDLDLKVNGLFQLVQLWLFERFPTLAPTCPNELKKGEPRAARWHKLNNSETDNAGFEFIVSAMESKENFRWRPYVDDLKNWCFVSHYKENEQFVVVDDDGSNCGLAEELRCFGVCLCADEIFDLDCVEKYMPYRVAMQFGMDQDVPPSDFTSISPSCYGKFSLYVPAKLYKPCVSLEYHNWWKKSKVDDYDMLDEVMIAKQYCEEGKLASIGSIESGSKRKSSSNEENNSSIEVVEAKRLKKNEQSFNHGLNNDDDVGKGKEQDGVGSYDNPLDVEGYACTILGASSSHPISI; via the coding sequence ATGTCAACAAGCGaaccaaacaaaaacatcttctGCATGTACGATTCTCGTATTGCAACCTTAGTTTCTCCAAACTCACATGAACTTGTTTCCACTCAAACACTAGCCAACTTCCTTAAACCATGTTCCAAAACCCTTCACCATTCAGAACCACCATTTCACAAAAACCAGAATCATCATCCTCTTCCTAAGATTGACTTCAAAGGTTGGAAAAACCCCCAAACCAAATGGGGTGATTGGGTTGAAACATTAACAGCAGAACATGCTGTAACATGGAACCAAACAGGTTCATGCGATGCCCTTTTGTCTTCTCTATACCATTTCCCAAAAAACCCATCTTTGATTCTAGCTTTAGTACAACATTGGTCTCCAAAAACCAATACTTTTGTTTTTCCTTGGGGTGAAGCCACTATCACACTTGAAGATGTAATGATCCTCGGTGGATTTTCAGTTCTGGGTGAATCCATTACTCTTCCTCTTTCTTCTGATTTGCTTTCAATAGAAGCTAAATTGATTGAACTTCGAAGGAGAATGTCGAAAACAAAGTCTAAAAAAGCAGATCATAATACATGGTTGAAGTTCTTCAAAGAGggtttagaagaagaagaaagtcaTGAAATTTTTGAACTTGAGCATGTGGGTTTTCTTTGTTTATGGTTAGCAAGGTTTGTTTTTCCTTCAATTTCAGATTCTAGTATCGACCCGCGTGTTTTTCATATTGCTATTCATTTGTCTCAAGGTAGAAGAATGGCTCTTGCACCTTCTGTTCTTGCTGGAATTTATCATAATTTGAGTTTGCTGAAAGAAAAACTAGGTTCTTTTTCTGTGAAGGATTTGGATTTGAAAGTTAATGGTCTATTTCAGCTTGTGCAACTATGGTTATTTGAAAGGTTTCCAACTCTTGCTCCAACTTGTCCTAATGAACTGAAAAAAGGTGAACCTAGAGCTGCAAGGTGGCACAAGCTTAATAACTCTGAAACTGATAATGCTGGTTTTGAATTCATTGTGTCTGCTATGGAATCGAAAGAGAATTTTCGGTGGCGTCCTTATGTAGATGATTTGAAAAATTGGTGCTTTGTGTCACATTACAAAGAAAATGaacaatttgttgttgttgatgatgatggttcAAATTGTGGTTTAGCAGAGGAATTGAGGTGTTTCGGAGTGTGTTTGTGTGCTGATGAGATTTTCGATTTGGACTGTGTTGAGAAGTATATGCCATATAGGGTTGCAATGCAATTTGGAATGGATCAAGATGTTCCTCCTAGTGATTTTACTTCTATCAGTCCAAGTTGTTATGGAAAGTTTAGCCTTTATGTTCCTGCTAAATTGTATAAGCCTTGTGTGTCATTGGAATATCATAATTGGTGGAAGAAATCAAAAGTGGATGATTATGATATGTTGGATGAAGTGATGATTGCAAAGCAATATTGTGAAGAGGGAAAACTTGCATCTATTGGTTCTATTGAAAGTGGTTCAAAGAGAAAATCATCAAGCAATGAGGAAAATAATAGTAGTATTGAAGTTGTTGAAGCCAAGAGATTGAAGAAGAATGAACAATCTTTCAATCATGGATTGaacaatgatgatgatgttggaaaagggaaagaacaaGATGGTGTAGGAAGTTATGATAACCCTTTGGATGTTGAAGGTTATGCATGCACCATTTTGGGGGCTTCTTCTTCTCACCCTATAAGTATTTGA